A window of Pangasianodon hypophthalmus isolate fPanHyp1 chromosome 29, fPanHyp1.pri, whole genome shotgun sequence genomic DNA:
CTGccttaaacaaaaatatattattcaaagAACTGTAAACACTGCATTTTAATATCCAGTCTTGAGtatttgaagttaaaaagaaatacactCCCCTTGGATTTTAGTTGTTTTGAAAAGCaatgacatttcattttattaactttacttGATCCAGTACAGTAGAACAGTAAGATTCCACATATTAAcataagttgtttttttgttaattggtttcagtgtggtggtgtagtgttaaaatgttttgcttggGCTTGATAATGGATTCAGTTAGAAAAAGGGTTCAAAAGAACCGACTCGTTCAGTTAAAAGAGTTGAGATGAACCGACTCTTTTGTGAATCAGTCGTTCAGAGGAGCTGAGTGTCATGGCCGGTCAGGTGAAGGCTCTGGTCGGTGCTAAGTGGTTAGCCGAGGCGGTGAAGAACAAGCGCGTGGGACCGAGTTTGCGGGTTCTGGACGCGTCATGGTACCTACCGAAACTAAACCGCAATGCGCGTGAGGAGTTCACGCAGCGTCACATCCCGGGCGCGTCGTTCTTCGACATTGACGAGTGCTGCGACAAGTCGTCCCCGTTTGATCACATGCTGCCCGGGGAGAACGAGTTCGCCGACTACGTGGGAAATCTGGGCGTCGGGAACGACACGCACGTGGTCGTGTACGACTGCAGCGACTTCGGCTCGTTCGCGGCGCCGCGCGTGTGGTGGATGTTCCGCTTCTTCGGGCACCGCTCCGTGTCCGTGCTGAACGGCGGCATGAAGACCTGGCTGCGCGAGGGCCACCCGGTCACCGACCTGCACAGCACACCGGAGCGCGCGCACTTCAGGGCCCAGGGGAACCCCGCGTGGATCAGAACCTACGAAGACGTCCTGCAGAACCTCACCGACCGGAAGTTCCAACTCGTAGACGCGAGAGTGGAGGGACGCTTCCGGGGGCTCGAGCCTGAACCGCGCGAAGGTAAATACTGTAGTTTTAATAACTGCATCAGTCTAACAGTGAAGTTTCACTGTATCACACATGCAGGTTCATCCCCAGGGTTCTCTTATCAGATACaggtgatagatagatagatagatggatagatagatggatagataagctttagatagacagacagactgatgggTAGATAGATCGATGATATGATctttatatagatagatagatggatggatggatggatagatagatgatctttagatagatggacagaccaatggatggatggatagatagatagatgatatGATCTTTACATTGATGGACAGActgatagatatatagataggtggatggatagatagatagatagatagatgatcTCCATCTCCATGTAGAGCTCCTCGAATTGAGATCTCCTccaattaaatgtaaaaaaaaaaagcagatcatCTCTTTCAAAATGAGAAGAAGTTTTGAGGAAACGTACAGCAGCGAAGACTGAAGGCACCACCTTTACCTCCGCCCTGCAAAATATCTGTACCTgtattatttcataaaataacccccatctctctctctctctgtttttctctctctctctctgtctctctctctctctgtttttctctctctctcagttcagttcagttcatcagtactttattggcatgaatgttataaatcacattgttgccaaagcaaatagtgcaagtagattaaaccaaaattcataccaaaaaaacccacatatatatatatatatatatatatatatatatatatatatatatatatacatatatatatatttaaacattacaaacattataaacaggaacagtaatataatatatatatatatatatatatatatatatatatatatatatatatatatatatatatatataagcaaacaacaacaataacaagaacCCTGAccggtgagtgtgtgaacatggtgtgtgaacatggtgtgtgaacatggtgtgggaacatggtgtgtgtattcagggtgtgtgcaggacactcggtGTCTCGctgtccctcagactctcacatTCCGATACATACTTTGCAGCGAAGGCTGCAGTATTTCCTTCTCCCAGAATGATTCTCAATTTCTCCTCTTCTGTTAAATTGCAGaaattttgaattttgtgtgtgatgtttttggtgaagcagagacagcagagaggtgttgatatttttcacagtggaggaggaagtgcagctctgtctcgacCTCACCGCTCGCACAGTGAGCACACAGTCTCTgttctcctgtgttccaggttctcctgtgttccaggttctcccgtgTGGGCCCTTCTCCACGGCGAGACTGTGCTCACTCAGCCTGTACCTGGTCAGGATGTGTCTCTGCTTTATATCTCTGATGGTCAAGAGACACTCTGCCAGTTCATACTCTCTGCTTAGGGCCGATAGCAGTGTAATCTGGACTGGGTTTGGTTCTGACTGTCCCAGTGCTCCAGATACACTCTTCTCATCTGCTCAGTAATTTGGTTGACTCTGATTAGACTTTGGTGAGCAGAGCTGGTCTGAGACTGCAgtgtgttaggggttagtgtgttaggggtTGGTGTGTTAGGGGTTGGTGTGTTAGGGGTTGGTGTGTTAGGGGTTGgtgtgttaggggttagtgtgttaggggtTGGTGTGTTAGGGGTTGGTGTGTTAGGGGTTGGTGTGTTAGCggttagtgtgttaggggttagtgtgttagtgagtctCAGGACCAGCTGACAGGCGACTGGTTTTAGCTCTTGGGTTCTCAGAGCTTCATACTGTAGCGTGTTTTCGTTACTTGCTTTAAGATGTTTGCAGAATTTCAGAGCTCTGTTTTGTACAGGTATAATCAGTGGGAATCGGCCTAATTCTGCCCTGCATGCATtggttggtgtttttctttgaACTTTTAGGAGATTTCTACAGAATTGTGCATGCAGGGACTCTGTGGGGTGTTTCTCCCAGCTCGTGTAGTCGTGTGTACTGAGTGGAGCCCAAACCTCACATCCGTACAGCGCAATAGGAGCAACGACACTGTCAAAGATTTTACACCAGATTCTAATTGGGACGTTTATTTTGTAGAATTTATTCTTGATTGCATAAAGAGCTCTTCGTGCTTTTTCTCTTAGTGCGTTCACTCCCAGATCAAAGCTTCCTGAGGCACTGAGTTTCAGCCCGAGGTAGTGGTAGTGTAGCGAGAGCTCCAGGGCCGTGTTTCCTGCAGTGAAGATGGAAGATGACAGTTTGGGTTTTGGCCCGGGTGAGTGTCAGGGCCCAGTTCTGACAGTACTgctccagcaggtccaggtgCTGCTGTAAGCCTTGTTCAGTGggagacagcagcagcaggtcgTCTGCGTAAAGCAGGAATTTGACTTCGGTATTGTTTAGGGAGAGTCCAGGGGCTGCAGATTGTTCCAGTAACACCGCTAACTCATTGATATAAATATTGAACAGAGTTGGACTCGAGCTGCAGCCCGTCTCACCCCGCGCCCCTGAGTGGCATATTCTGTCCTTTTGTTGCCGAGTTTTATGCTGCATTTATTGTTCAGATAGATAGACTTGATAATGTCGGAGACTTTACCCCCTACAccactttttaaaacttgatAAAATAATCCAGTGTGCCAAATCGAgtcaaatgcttttttaaagtcTATAAAACATGCAGATATTTTGGCTTTGTTTTTCTGGTGAGTGTGCTGTTTGATTAGAGTGTGTAGGGTGTAAATGTGGTCAGTAGTGCGATGATTTGGTAAAAAGCCGATCTGACTCTTACTCAGGACACTGTGTTCGGTGAGGAAGGTCTGGATCCGGGCGTTGATGATACAGCAGAAAACCTTCCCCAGATTACTGCTCACACAGACGCCCCGGTAGCTGTTGGGGTCTAATTTATCTCCACTCTTATAAATCGGGGATAAATCAGCCCCCGGTTCCAGACGTCAGGAAAACAGCCAGCGTGGAGAAGCAGGTTGAACAGTTTTAATAACGCTCTCTGCATTTCAGCAGTGCTGTACTTTAGCATTTCTGTCCTGATGCTGTCAGGACCACATGCTTTCCTGCCTTTCAGGTTCCTGAGGGCCTCAGCCAGTTCTTCCTGTGTAATCTGGTAGTCAAGTGGCTTCTGATTATCTTTTATGACTGTttctaatttttctaatttattttgggTTAATTTTTGATCTTTTGTTAGACTATGTGGGGAGATTTCTTGAAAGAGTGATTCAAAATAGGTTTTCCAAATTGTTGGGTCTTCTATGGATGTGTCCtgggtttgttttgtgtttagatTGTTCCATTTCTCCCAGAACTGATTTTGATTAATGGATTCTTCGATTTTCTTTAATGTCTGATGGtagtgctgttgttttttcttatgAATCATCTGTTTATAGTTCTTGAGTTGCTTTCTTACAGATTCACATTCTTTATCAATCCATTGTTCAGTTCTGGATCTTTGTTtatggtttttgtttgtgttacaCAGGTTAGCTTTGGTTGCAGATATGTggtatatttcatttatttgtttcactGCTAGGTTTACATTCGTTTGGTTGGGCTGGAACTCAGTTGTTAGAAATTTGTTAATGAGATTAATAACTTCAGCAGAACTCATTGTATTGGAAAGTTCAGACTCACTGTTAGGGGTCCATTTATAGCACTGATCGAGCTTTAGTAGTTTGTAGTTTTTTCTTGTCGTGTTATTTGGCTGCTGAATTCTTTTTAGGAACACATTAATTTGGCAGTGGTCTGATAGAGGCAACTGCGGTCTGACAGTGAACGCACTTATGCAGGAGGGGTCCATGTCAGTAATGGCGTAGTCGACTACACTAGACCCAAGAGCTGAGCAGTAAGTGAACCGACCTAATGAGTCTCCTCGGATCCTACCATTAATCCCGTACAGGCCCAGGCTTCGACAGAGCTGCACTAACTCCTTACCGCTCTTATTTACAACAGGATCTGGGTTGACTCTTTGTTTTGTTGTAGGGGCCAAATAGGGAAGTGTGTTAAATATGTCCTTTTTTCCATGAATATCTGTGGTGTCACTTTCTGAAC
This region includes:
- the LOC113524054 gene encoding LOW QUALITY PROTEIN: 3-mercaptopyruvate sulfurtransferase (The sequence of the model RefSeq protein was modified relative to this genomic sequence to represent the inferred CDS: deleted 1 base in 1 codon) — encoded protein: MAGQVKALVGAKWLAEAVKNKRVGPSLRVLDASWYLPKLNRNAREEFTQRHIPGASFFDIDECCDKSSPFDHMLPGENEFADYVGNLGVGNDTHVVVYDCSDFGSFAAPRVWWMFRFFGHRSVSVLNGGMKTWLREGHPVTDLHSTPERAHFRAQGNPAWIRTYEDVLQNLTDRKFQLVDARVEGRFRGLEPEPREGTEPGHIPGSINMPFPSFMDSLGLERPVEELMEMFRDAGVDLQKPFSVTCGSGVTACHIALAAHLCGHPDVCVYDGSWSEWFFRVAPEHIISEGKGKKQREMKQ